Part of the Pomacea canaliculata isolate SZHN2017 linkage group LG11, ASM307304v1, whole genome shotgun sequence genome is shown below.
CCAGCCAGACTTAATGGCTATTAAGAGTCAACTTAGAGGCTCATCTTACCAACCGAGCCAGGCcaggccagccagccagccagccagccagccagccagccagccagacagacagacagacagacagacagacagacagacagacagacagacagacagacagacagacagacagacagacagacagacagacagacagacagacagacagacagacagacagacagacagacagacagacagacagacagacagacagacagacagacagacagacagacagacatgtacCAAAACAGATCGAAGAGGCAGGAACAGAAGGCGTCAGGCCGCGCCCTCGGTAAGCCAAGGGCAAACAACTGGCGCACGATCTTCTCACCCAGGCCCGTGTGATGAGAGAATGATGCAGTCGCTTGTCTACCTACTTCTCCTCTTACTGCACTTGTTTATTATTCTGCTTTtcccaaataataataataataataataataataataataataataataataataataataataataataataataataataataataataataataataataataataataataataataatagaaggtAGTTTCTAAGTTTCTATAGCGCCATCTCCTGTTCTCGAGATaagctcaaggcgcttcacaAACGTCAAAaggtgatgtgacgtcaaaataagatGACGACATAACAAAATGACGTAGGTGTGTAGCAGACTGCGATGGTACACAAGACAACAATGAACCTGACAAGGTGGTTGGATGCTCGGTGAGCAAAGACCCTTCCTCGTGGCCGTGATGTTTAGTGTGGGTCATGGCAGTCCGAATGGGGTCattgcaatttatttatttattactggaTTTTTACAGCGTAAAGCTTAATTTGTGACGATCCATAAAGAGAAGACCAGAGATTTCTAGAAGCAGTCCGACTAACAGGAGTAATGACTGTTGATGAGAATGTTATTGCATTCCGTGGTATTGCACTCCTTCTTTGTTGTCACCTCAACATCCCGTCCGGTGCAGTAGCAACAGGCAGACTTATCGACCTGTCGTCGGTGATGGTCCCTCCGCGCCGCCACTGCCGCTGTTTATTCCACCTCATCACTAAAGATGCTCCACGGGAAGCTGTCAGTCCTGTCTCCGTCACACGCTCTTTGTCTCCAGTCGCAAACCCACCGACGTaaaggcctattcccacgctgcaatgttggGCACTTTGCGGGGTTTGCAGCCCCCGCAAAGCCTTGTCgagttgtgcacacggcacgcagaGAGGCCTTGCCGCTGGATTGCAAGATATAGAACGCGTTTCTATTTTCCAGCAAGGACGACCTACTTTGTAGAgctgtagccaatcggaatgcttgaacacagtaggctccctttCCACTcttgaacacagtaggctcccttttCACATCAACAATAGCCATGTGGTCGGACGAGAACTGCCTGAAGATGATTGCGATGTGGGAAAATTATCCGTGTCTGTTCGACACTGGAGACCCAGACTACACGAACAGGTATAAGGCCAAAAATGCCTTCACAGACATTGCCCGTGCTATGGGCAACGGGATAACTGGTaacaattttcttatctttgctTCGATGATTGTGTACTGTTTAGATCTAGTGATTAAAACATTGTTAAAGAATGATTTTGTACTGTTTAGCGATTCAGTGATTAAAACACTGTTAAAGAATGCATGAATCAAGATGTGTGCTGCTGATGCTAGTGATGGcttatatgaaataaataagtgtAATGATATGCCATACCAGAAATACTGAGAATTTCGCCAtagaaacataagaaaacaatttttctcacGATGATAGAGTTGCTTCATCACAAAACACTCTACATGATAAATGAGCAGCTTTCATAATCTTTGTTGATTAGCTTTTGTATTAATAAGATTTAGGATATTAAAGTCTAATGTTTGCCTAATTTCAGAAAACGatgtgaagcagaaaatgcgTTCACTAAGAACGTCTTTTCTGCAACAGCTGTGTGCATACAACGGCCGCTGTAAAAGCGGGGCGTCTGCACTTGATGTGGCAGAGCCTACATGGCGTTTTTGGAAAGCGCTAAATTTTCTGAGAccctttataaaaacaaaaaagggtcAAGACAACCTGGTAAGCACTTTGAGTTAACCGCTAATATCTATATTTTCAAACTGGCAATAGCCTCTGTGTGATAgtcttaacatttattttcaaattatttttatcaaatctGCAATATTTCAGCTCTAGTTGTTTAATTGTCaaattgttttcacattattttacaaCACGAAAGTGTCAGTACaactttttaaatgctttaagaTATCTACCAATATCCTTGTTTGAtaaaatttgattatttgtttaacataatgataaggaccaactttattagtcccaatgggtaATTTTAAGATGGGAAAGGTTACAGgtgaaaaataatcaagataATATGTCGATCACAGATCAGACACACATGGTTATCTCAAAAGAATGCATTATGGTTTCTCGACACAgaatgcacacaaagaaaaataacagaatgCTGCAGTATGCATCTCCATCATTCATTtaatagttaaatattttttgattttCAATCAGAATCAGTTTACTGAATAGGCCATCAGCCCTTTTCAAGGGGGGTGCATAACCATCAAAGATATATATCAATAGTAATATAATTATAGGTAAGCACAACATGCTCATGTGCAAGTAAAGATATGCATTGTCATTTAACCATACATCATACAGTTGTATAAATATGCAAGTACAAATATATActcatcaaattatttttagtcacAAGACAACATATAACCAACTAACAGTAACATATCTTTGGTCTAAGtcacagtttttcttatttccaatgcattataaacaaaagaggCAAGATGTGCAGTTTTCAATCTATTATCTGAAATGGAAAAGGGAAGGGTGCTTGGAATATTTTTTAGAGATGAAAAGTTTACGAAGGTCCATATATTTAGGGCATGTAAGGAGAAAGTGCTGTTCAGTTTCAACTATGTCAGGGCAAAAGGGGCAGTTCAAACATTCTGATTGAGTTAAAAAATAACGCTGCTGATGGCATTTAAGTACAGTTATACCCATTCTAAATTTTATGAAGGTATCTTTTTATGCCTCTGTGTTTCAACCAGACAAGATAGCTGCTTAAAATAATAGGAGTCTTGAATGTATTGTATGGGAAATATCTTGAAATGCTTTGAATAGCATTATGCCACTGTTGGTGGTGACAGTTTATCAGTCTCTGCTTCAGGATTTGTAGGAACAGTTTCAGTTTATAACCTTTTGAAGGTGTGAACCTTCTCCATGCTATCATTACTGGTACACAGACCCCATATTTCAGAGCCATATAAAAGTATTGACTGACCTGTGCatcaaaaagtttgaaaaacaggTTAGGTGAAGTATCACCAATGTACCATAACAGTTTGAGAATACATATAACTCCCtctttgctttttcagcaaTATCTTCTAATGCATGTGTAAAAATACAACTTGTGGAGAAAACTATACTCAAGTATTTGTATAcattcacaattttaaaaaaagaattaccaCATAACCATTTTTCTTAACCACATATAAAACCAGCATTTCAAAAAATCAAGACATTTGATTTATCAAGATTAACAGTAAGATTTAAAGACTGTGAGCACTGAAAAAGAATGTTCAACTGGTTCTGCTGTCCAATGATTGTATCGGATACAAGGGCAACATTGAAATACTATACATTTATCAATTTCAAATCGTTCAAGCATCATGCTCATATACTTACTCAAATCTTAACCAAATACAATATGACTTTGCCATGGCACGGTGCCCTCCTCATTCACGTAATTTTTCACTTCCTCGCGCACAAGTCTGGCATCAGTGGAAGACCTGTTGACTGCCGCATTGTTAAGGGGCTGCAGCTGATGTGGATTCTGGCGCCAGTCTCCCTCAATTAATCTATGGCTTTCAGTGTCTTCCCTGTCAATGAAACAGGGTGGCACAAACTCTTGGTCCACTTTAGATCTTAAGAAGTTGTGGAGTGCAATACATGCTAGTGTTACTGTTGTGGCCCGTTCCGGGCTATGGGCCATTGGTTTCTGTAAAACACCAAAGCGTGCCGCCAGAATGCCAAACACGTTTTCTACAATTCTTCTCGCTCTCGACAATCTATAGTCAAAAAATTCGCTGTCGCCTCCTCTCCATCTCCTCCTCAGCATCTTGTAGGTTCTGAATGACTCTTCTGAATGGGAATGGCTTTAGTAAATATGTTTAAGGGAAAGGCATCGTCCCCtacaataaaatatggacaGGTGTAACACGGCCTGGGAGAGGCACTGGTGTTGGAATATTAAGAGTGTTGTTCTCAAGAGCAGCAGCTAGAGTACTGTCTCTGAAAACACCAGCATCACCTGCCCTGCCATTTGCTCCCACgttaaaatacagaaatctaTATTTTGCATCTACAACTGCCAGAAGAATGATGCTGTGgaactttaaataattatagtGTGTTGACCCACCAGGGGACCGAATGGCAACATGCTTGCCATCTATGGCTCCAATGCAGTTTGGTAGATTCCATCGCTGTGCAAATTCTAGTGAAATTTGTTGCCATTCTGCCTCAGTACTTGGAacctgcaacaacaaaacatcacattttAGCAGTATAATATACATGTGCATCTATCTATAGCATATTTGCATGTACAAAGCATAAAcaagatttattgaaatttatttcatgagTATTTTATCTAATTTCCAGAGTTTGGCATCAACAAACTCCTCGGAATCCTCAGAAAAACCCCTTGTTCCAGAAGAGGAGACAGGAGATATCAGAGTTCTCCTCACTTCTGTGGGGGCCAGCTCAGGAGAAACAGCTGAAGCAACTGCTGCCCCAACCTCACCCAGTGTGTACGagcaaacaccaccaccaaaggTACCAGACTGTgcaagaaagaagaggaaggtAGACAAATTAGACACCACCAAGCCAGCTTCACGGGCTGTGGAGCTTCTAGAACAACTGCATACGTCCAGGGAGAAGTTCATGGAGAAAGCAATGGCGGAGCCAAGACAGGCTACCCCGAATGAGTTGTTTTACCAAATGGTAGCTCGTACAACGGAAAACTTTCCTGACGACATTCGAGATCAAATGCAATCGGATGTATTTATAATGATGCATGAGATTAGAAAGAAATTACAGAATACCActtcattagaaaaataaacatcaagtaTCCCAACTTGTCTTCAGCCATTATGTATTGTTCCGCAACATACCAGCATGAGTCATTTATAATGGaaactcatttttgtgtttatttactgataaCTTGGAattgaataatataatactGATTGTCTACTTAGCCTGATGTCTGTGtcaaagagacacacacagagtccctgccaagctactcggatgttacctgtagcaactGAGACTCTATTTTGGACTTGTGTTTCACCTTGaaccaacggatagcatcacggacctctctatgtacaaattttctgtcgtgggcagaaccgtGAAAAAACAcgtttctttttgtaaagcactgcttttaggccttggtcacccaaggtttgttgttaggataaacataaactgcttgatggactggtgcaatctacacttttttactcctaactgtgtgttaaatgtctgtatgagtatgtatgcctgcccttgtgagcgaagacaaatttctgtcctgggtctcctcgacagacaataaagtctttTTGATTTGATTACACATTTATCAACAAATCTGACTGACAATGAGGTTCCAATATAATAACACCGCAATCATTCATCGACCCTAATGATGTACATCCATATTTTCTAAGCTTTATCAGCAGTGTACCTTTAAAAAATCCACTCGAAGAATCCTGTACAATGCTGCACACGTATCCATCACAATTTTGTGGATGGTGTTGCCTGGAATCCGGAAAAGGAATGCTAGGTCAGCAAATGaattgcctgaaaaaaaaaatcagatcttGTCTGTTCCTCTGTAATGCATTCACAAAAGTGTGATCCCACACAACATCTTGGCAGTTAAAACTGAACACTTGGCAATAACAAATTATATAGCAACTACTATAAACAATCAATAGTGATGAAttctgcacttttgtttctttatgatttttattcACTGAAGCATTTTGCCAAATTAAAATGCTATATCGATCAATCAAGATCACCACCACAAAGACAAGTTGTAAAAAACAATGCACTAAAGTGGTATAATAAATGTGAATATTCACAGCAACTGCTATAATTGCCACCCCACCATTTCCCGTTTAAGCTTATCCTTTCTCGTctcttatattttcatttctttgaactGTTACTGCTAAGTGTGCTTCCTTCTAAGGTTCTTGTTACTGCTATATCTGAGATAAGCATTTAGTTTTCCACACTTTCTACCCTTCTGTACATAACTTATAACTAAACATTCTCGTCACCAACccaagcagcaaaaaaaaaaaaaaaaaaaatgcatacctgAACCAAGGTAACGCAGGGTCACTGCCAGTCTTTCTTCTGCTTGTATGCACTGTCTCATGACAGTGTCTTGTCTGCGAATTGCAGGCTCGATTAAATGAAGCAGATCATAAAATGTGGCAGACGACATGCGCAAAAAGCGTCTGCACTCCCGTGAATCTTCTGACGATATTTCTTTAAGCAGACACGAATAAGCTCCGAATCGGCTCCTTCGAGCTAcccactccctcacccacatctttttttctttcttcttctctctctcctcttcatgTAAAATAACTAGAGTCGCCACAGTTGCTTCGAAAAGTATCTCGTCTTCGATGTAGCCTGCCATATTGTTAACTTCCCACAATGCAGTGTGCGGATGACGTCAGTTCGCAAGACACTTGTGTGGCCTTGCTACGTGGGAATAGGACGCATTGCGCAAAGCTGTCTATGCGCAAGttcttgtacaagaaacattgcagcgtgggaataggccttAAGCACAGGCCTAACTAAAACACGTTCAACCGGAAGTACGACGAGCCCAGCTGACCTGACCTCTATTTCCGCTTAGTGACGGTAACTCGcgacaggaggaggaggcaagCGGAAGGATTAGGTAAGGCGTCACGTGGCCCAGGGCTGGTCGATGCCGTCTAATGGTCGAAGGgggaaagaaagggaaatgaTTGCTTCCAAGAGGATTTCTCCCACATCATTAAGCACACGCAAGAGACAGGAACAAGGGGAGTGAAGGAAAGATAGGCACTGCAAGAGAACACGTGACCCCTACCTTCACCCTTCACTCCtgctccctctctcactctcactcagcTCTGGCTTCTTCTTTCTTAGATGCTCGGGAGTAAAGATATGgagcatttgtttgtttgtttgtttggttggttggttggttggtttgttggttggttggttggttggttggttggttggttggttggttggttggttggttggttggttggttggttggtttggttggttggttggttggttggttggttggttggttggttggttggttggttggtttgtttgtttgttttccgcTGGTATCAACTAAGCAAATGTTGAGAGGCTTTAATTAACCCTCTCCTTCCAGAcacataataaagaaatattatctttGCCCCCCAAAacctaaatatatatattcagtgGATATACACTCAAGACCCATTCATTCTCTcacgcgttcacacacacaaacacactgtttGATATGATTTGTATTATTGAGCATGTATAACAACAGTTGTTACATTGCCGTCACCGCGACTGCGGtctaattttcaaatgagtGGGTTGCTGCTGACAACCAAATTAAACCCCAAACTGGAATTAACGTGTTTCTAAAATTACCCGCTTCCGCAGGAAAGAAGGGAGACCGGTCATTAGAAGATTCCAGACACGGAGTGAGTGTCAAAGCCAGGATGCCGCTTGAGGCCCAAGACAAGCTGGTGAGGATGCCCCGGAGAGAGCAGCTCCTTCAGCAAGTAAACACTTGGCCCAGCCTCGGGTCAAACCCTAAGTGTGGCAGGTGGTCTCGGTGAGCCAACACCAAATTTGGCACAGAACCGTCCCTGAGCCTCCCACCATTAGATCCTCCTTAATAAATCATGCAAAGACTCGAAATCACTTTTCTATCTTGCGGGCTGCTCTCAAAACCTCTGAATTATTGccattattttcaaactatgCATATTACGTTTAGATTACGTTTTTATTGTTGGTGGGAATTTCCATTTCTTGTCCAATAATTCAGGATTTATACGACGAAACCTCAAAGCACCGGCCTGCTGACCGGCTATAGTTTGCTAAACATTCCCTGCTATATGCTATTCTCATCACGTAGATCGCGTGACTGACGTCCAATTCACGTAGAGAAAATTtccctgtttgtgtgtgtgtgggggggggagggatgTCTGAAAAATGCCTTGACAACATATTTATGTAATTATTGTTCTTTGACCTGCTCATCCCCAGCAAATGGCGATCTAACCATCCTTTGCTTTGTGTGGTCTGGAAACACTGAAAGTACGTGTGTATGAAACACTGAAacatcacacacattctctatGGTTTTCAGTCGACCATTGTCTCTATTTGGCATATTCTCAAGGAAGACTTTCAGTTCGATGTGAGATCTTCAGACCTAAAATTCCATGAACTCTTCGTGAAGCCATTTTCAGGTCAGGACAGGGACTTGGCAAACAGGACCATCAACATGTTTGTAGCAGACCCAATCCTTATCTGTATTATCACCTAGTGGACATTTTGGTTGatgatttttaacatttcataaaGTAAGGCcataacaaaagcaaaagaaagaaaaaaagattatggAAACCCCTACAGCATAGGAAATGAATGGAGTGTAGTTGATACAGTCGTGTTGGTGTTTTATGGAAAAGTAGATTTCTGTTGTTACCGTTGGCAGACAATTTTATGAAAAGGTTTGTATTTGTacttgtaaaaaatatattggcAGCATGAAATCTTTAGAAGAAAAAATGCACAACTCCATTCAGACCTGACATACCCTGGTGTATTCTGATGTACTCTTGAGATGTACTCTGGCCTGGTTattaaattgaaattaaaaaacagactTTATAACAAAACGCTTCCTCCACAAAACATAGTCCAAGAGTGAACACTCTGGAAACATGTAGTGAACTTTTGTTAAATAACCTcgtcaggcgttcagatcttgGTTTGGACAAAATGAAGCAGAACCCTACAAGGAACCACTTATTTCAGGCCATCAACCCGCCATTTAATTGCTTAATGTCGTTAGAGAACTTGAAAACTGCTAACTGTACCCCCGTGGCAGTTAACACCCCGTGGCATGATGACTCAATAtggcagcaccagcaccaccaccaccaccagcaccagcatcacCACTACCCCCCTGAGCTCCATTCGATTAACGGAACCAGGCGCTTCTGGAACGATCTACGCCTCCGTCGGTCAAACGTTGTTGCACGTAGTGAATATTGCTAGACACGGCaacggtcacgtgaccaaccgTTAATCACATTGTAAGCCAGTCTGACAGAGTAGGACAGACGGTATTCCTTCGGAAGAGAAGTTATATTTCAACTACTAACGCTTTGCTTCCTTCTGTCCATCCCTGTGAGTGCGTGTGCACGTAGTACGAGACAGAGGTTATCTTTTCTTGTCACGAAGGTGATCCACAAGTAACCAAGGTAATGAAGGAGGTATAAAGGTATTATGGAGGCAGCTGTTGCGTGTCTGTATATAGACAACTAAAAATGGAGGAATGGGTGTAGCAAGGACAGCTGCAACACGTGGTGCGTATTCCTTTCAACATTTAAAGGGCAGAGGGGAGACAATCACGGCAACACAGAAATAGGGAGAAGATGATCACAGTGTGAATCATCAAGACATGTTGAAAAGGATGTTTGATATACCACTGATTTCTTCACCTCTAACAATGTGATTCTCGTGTACTGCTTGATTCTACTGATCAACGGTAGTTGTCATGTACAGTTGTTAtattagttatatatatataaagggagataaagcaTGACTTCCCCTTCCCTATCTCGCTGAAGGAGGCTGGTTGAATTTACTCGTCCATGTTAATTCTTATGTACTGAAGTCCAACTCGGATGTAAACTGTGATGTGCTGATGTCGAATTCTCGTGTacgttttatttcttcttgcttctttcctttgtgtggtttttgtttgtttgtttgtttgcttgcttgtttgtttgtttgtttgtttgtttgtttgtttgtttgtttgtttgtttgttcgttcgttcgttcgtttggttggttggttggtttgttggttggtttgttggcttttgttttgttttctttcattatttttttatttttatttttattattttgatttatgttttacttcttcgttcttttattattttgttccttTGTCTCTGTATGTATGTGGAGTTATATACATAAAGTTATGTTATTGCTGTAGTGACCCAAACACATCAACTTTAATATCTACCTTCAGTGATTGCAAGCACTTCACGACTGTTGAGTGTATTCTAGCAGCATTGTAGACGAATCAAGAGACACCTACCGACATCAGCTCAAGAGAGTTTACAAATAAACTTTCGCGGATTTCCGCCAAAGTGCCAGCAGCCCGCAGGACGGCGGGGGAAGCGCTCGCCTACGAGCCGCCACCTGGAGAGATGAGCAAACACTGCAGTGAAGGTCTGCAATATATTTAGCTCTCAGGAGGCACGTGCAAAGGCCACAGTCATCGCCATCCCCAGCCCCTGGTCGGGTAAACCTCACCGTTTATAGACTGCTTACGTTCGCCATCGATCCCTTCATTCACAACCACAAGTCGAGcacaaaaaaaatgaacatcagCAGGACTCGAATTGCTCTTTATGGCCATGTATGGCACGCAGCGAAATGTTAGAGTggtgttaacacacacacacacacacgaacacacacaaatatcacacacaaacacacacagtcgtAAGACTTGCCGAGCACTGATGTCTTCTCCAGAAGCACCGACCAAAGCATGTTTTCCAGACTTTTTTCTCTGACAAGAGAAAGTCAAGATAAATGAAAAGGATTATTCGGAATATTTATTCCAAGTTTTGTATTATGTGGTTGATATACTTGATCGCGATTTACATGTATGAGAACTTTTCCTGTCTGAATGAAGACATCCAGAATCGAGAGTTACATTTCAGAAGCTTACAACTGAAGTGGTTACAGAGAAAACATGTCTGTTGGACATCTTGCAATGTTGTTGCTCGTGCCAACGGTTGTAGTTTGTTGTTGCAAGCCAAGAGTGTGTTCCAAAGCTTGTGAAATGTTGACTAAAGGGTCTCAGCCCTCCACGTTCTTCTTCCTTCAAGGCAATAGCGCACGTTGGTGatcttgtgttgttgttgacagaaaGACCAGAGAACCGCGCTGGTGACCTCGTATTTGACCTTTTATTGTTCCAGCAACGACCACAACCACTATGGCCATCAACACTCGCATTATCTGAACAGTCTCGAGAGTCTGTTGTTGAATCGATGGGAAAACACTGAGCAGCTTCTGGTGTTGTGGCCAGGACACACACAACACCCTGGACACCTTGTGTTTTGCTGGAGGGACGAAacggaaagaaaacatttagcgACCTCGAGTTGTTTTTGCtgccgctgttgttgttgctgttgtggttgttgttgttgttgttgttgttgttgccgaAACACACTGACGATCCAGAGTTGTTTTGCAACGGTAAAACTCACCCATGAGATTCTATTCAGTTATTAAAGGGGAAAGAGAGGAGTTGGCGGTCCTGCAGGGTTTGAGCATCTGCACCGACTGGCACCTCTCTCCTGATTAAGCTGCTGTGTGCTCTCACTCATGTGTCTTTTCTGGGTGCCAGGAGAACTCTCTTGGGCGGCTTCCTGTCTCCTGATTGTGCCAGGGATAGATGGGTAGACCTCTGTCTTCTTTTGGTCGTGCCAGGGTGTAGATATGTGTTACTCAACAGCAACGGTCAGTATTCAAAGTCTCTTCcccttcttttcatttgtcttttctAGTGCGTCCTACTTTCCAGT
Proteins encoded:
- the LOC112575809 gene encoding putative nuclease HARBI1 — protein: MAGYIEDEILFEATVATLVILHEEEREKKKEKKMWVREWVARRSRFGAYSCLLKEISSEDSRECRRFLRMSSATFYDLLHLIEPAIRRQDTVMRQCIQAEERLAVTLRYLGSGNSFADLAFLFRIPGNTIHKIVMDTCAALYRILRVDFLKVPSTEAEWQQISLEFAQRWNLPNCIGAIDGKHVAIRSPGGSTHYNYLKFHSIILLAVVDAKYRFLYFNVGANGRAGDAGVFRDSTLAAALENNTLNIPTPVPLPGRVTPVHILLEDTESHRLIEGDWRQNPHQLQPLNNAAVNRSSTDARLVREEVKNYVNEEGTVPWQSHIVFG